One Canis lupus dingo isolate Sandy chromosome 3, ASM325472v2, whole genome shotgun sequence DNA window includes the following coding sequences:
- the LOC112654100 gene encoding neuronal regeneration-related protein, giving the protein MVCYPELSVWVSQEPFPNTEMEGRLPKGRLPIPKEVNRKKDDQMKVASLTPPGSSELHAAGTGYLHSF; this is encoded by the exons GTGTGTTACCCAGAGCTCTCTGTCTGGGTCAGTCAAGAACCATTTCCAAATACGGAAATGGAGGGAAGGCTTCCTAAG GGAAGACTTCCGATCCCAAAGGAAGTGAACCGCAAGAAGGATGACCAGATGAAGGTGGCCTCCCTGACTCCACCTGGCAGCAGTGAACTCCACGCCGCAGGCACCGGTTACCTCCACTCTTTTTAA